In Leopardus geoffroyi isolate Oge1 chromosome D1, O.geoffroyi_Oge1_pat1.0, whole genome shotgun sequence, a single window of DNA contains:
- the FBXO3 gene encoding F-box only protein 3, producing the protein MAAMETQSAPLTLESLPTDPLLLILSFLDYRDLINCCYVSRRLSQLSSHDPLWRRHCKKYWLISEEEKTQKNQCWKSLFIDTYSDVGRYIDHYAAIKKAWDDLKKYLEPRCPRMVLSLKEGAREEDLDAVEAQIGCKLPDDYRCSYRIHNGQKLVVPGLLGSMALSNHYRSEDLLDVDTAAGGFQQRQGLKYCLPLTFCIHTGLSQYIAVEAAEGRNKNEVFYQCPDQMARNPAAIDMFIIGATFTDWFTSYVNNVVSGGFPIIRDQIFRYVHDPECVATTGDITVSVSTSFLPELSSVHPPHYFFTYRIRIEMSKDALPEKACQLDSRYWRITNAKGDVEEVQGPGVVGEFPIISPGRVYEYTSCTTFSTTSGYMEGYYTFHFLYFKDKIFNVAIPRFHMACPTFRVSIARLEMGPDEYEEMEEEEEEEEEEDDDDSADMDESDEDDEEERRRRVFDVPIRRRRCSRLF; encoded by the exons TTGTTGCTATGTCAGTCGAAGGCTTAGCCAGCTATCAAGTCATGATCCGCTGTGGAGAAGACATTGCAAAAAATACTGGCTGATATCTGA ggaagagaaaacacagaagaatcaGTGTTGGAAATCTCTCTTCATAGATACTTACTCTGATGTAGGAAGATACATTGACCATTATGCTGCTATTAAAAAGGCCTGGGATGATCTCAAGAAATATTTGGAGCCCAGATGTCCTCGGATGGTTTTGTCTCTGAAAG AGGGCGCTCGAGAGGAAGACCTAGATGCAGTGGAAGCTCAGATTGGTTGCAAGCTTCCTGATGATTATCGATGTTCATATCGTATCCACAATGGGCAGAAGTTAGTGGTTCCTGG GTTGTTGGGAAGTATGGCGCTGTCCAATCACTATCGTTCTGAGGATTTGTTAGACGTCGATACGGCTGCTGGAGGCTTCCAGCAGAGACAGGGACTGAAATACTGTCTCCCTTTAACTTTTTGCATACATACTGGTTTGAGTCAATACATAGCAGTGGAAGCTGCCGAGGGCCGAAACAAAAATGAAGTTTTCTACCAATGTCCA gACCAAATGGCTCGGAATCCAGCTGCTATTGACATGTTTATCATAG GTGCTACTTTTACTGACTGGTTTACTTCTTATGTCAACAATGTTGTATCGGGTGGCTTCCCTATCATCAGAGACCAGATTTTCAG ATATGTTCATGATCCAGAGTGTGTAGCAACAACTGGGGACATTACAGTGTCAGTTTCCACGTCGTTTCTGCCAGAACTTAGCTCTGTGCATCCACCCCACTACTTCTTCACATACCGAATCAG GATTGAAATGTCAAAGGATGCACTTCCTGAGAAGGCTTGTCAGTTGGACAGTCGCTATTGGAGAATAACGAATGCTAAAGGTGATGTAGAAGAAGTTCAAGGACCTGGAGTAGTTG GTGAATTTCCAATCATCAGCCCAGGTCGGGTATATGAATACACAAGTTGTACCACATTTTCTACAACATCAGGATATATGGAAGGATATTAtaccttccattttctttactttaaagACAAGATCTTTAATGTTGCTATTCCCCGATTCCATATGGCTTGTCCAACATTCAGGGTGTCTATAGCCCGATTG GAAATGGGTCCTGACGAATATGAAgagatggaagaggaagaagaagaggaggaggaggaagacgatGACGATTCGGCAGATATGGACGAATCTGATGAAGATGACGAGGAAGAGAGACGAAGGAGAGTCTTTGATGTTCCCATTCGCAGGCGCCGCTGCTCTCGCCTTTTCTAG